Proteins co-encoded in one Opitutus terrae PB90-1 genomic window:
- a CDS encoding ATP-binding protein: MPSSTPSPTPSGGPAPGPSSASRVGAPRSAWRPDRKIALLYVAYVLAHVGFHLCARFFEVDTGVSVWYPPVGLALALATMTGWRCAPLVLAVNLYSALVQTPGPITWTDWVLPGLFTLIYVGAGGAVHRWFGPVPQPTRPAPAAALIGTYLAAVAVAAVAGAAVVLAAGYTPVERFAVLTFHWWMGDLTGMLTVVPLCLVHVAPRLFQPAASSPRRWTRRQIWEIVAQACSLVGALVVVHGFGYLHPHQAYYLSFVPLVWICLRHGLPGATIAVFALTMGSLLSLSFTRAPAVLVTDLVLFEIALAVIGLGLGATVTRRARAETDRSRLLAILEASPDFVCTAALDGRVLYQNLALQRLRGDAPGQPPADRQLVDLHCPWAAERITREGIPIALAEGAWHGETALRLRDGGEIPVLELILVHRDDAGRAVMLSSVARDISSQKQAERARLESERSLLQAQKLDSLRVLAGGIAHDFNNLLTVVLGHATMTRLELAADSPAEKAVHQIELAALRAADLCRQMLAYSGRNQLATEPLDLTTIVEETGDLLRVSISKKCRLQLELSRALPPVQGDATQLSQIAMNLVINASDASEERGGLILLRTGLCDADATYLADACFVQSPAPGPYVYLEVTDHGCGMSPEVRRRIFEPFFTTKFTGHGLGLSAVLGIVRAHGGGIKVDSAPGRGTTFRVLLPIAAGAARPRPDKLAATTAWRGSGRALVVDDEESVREIACRMLRHFGFEPIAAADGREALELFRAAPGAFALVLLDLSMPVMDGRETFEEIFRLDPTTPVLLMSGYNKTGAPDSFDDPRLSGVVQKPFETATLGRALRDAWDNDLRRVA, translated from the coding sequence GTGCCCTCCTCGACGCCCAGCCCGACCCCCAGCGGAGGTCCCGCGCCGGGGCCGTCTTCCGCCTCCCGCGTCGGAGCCCCGCGGTCGGCGTGGAGGCCCGACCGGAAAATCGCCCTGCTTTACGTCGCCTACGTTCTGGCCCACGTCGGATTTCACCTCTGCGCCCGCTTTTTCGAGGTCGATACCGGCGTCTCCGTTTGGTATCCGCCCGTCGGACTCGCGCTGGCGCTGGCGACGATGACCGGCTGGCGCTGCGCGCCGCTCGTGCTGGCCGTCAATCTCTACTCCGCGCTGGTCCAGACACCTGGCCCAATCACGTGGACCGACTGGGTACTACCCGGCCTCTTCACCCTCATCTATGTCGGCGCCGGCGGCGCGGTGCACCGCTGGTTCGGGCCGGTGCCACAACCCACGCGGCCCGCTCCCGCCGCCGCCTTGATCGGCACTTACCTCGCTGCGGTCGCGGTGGCCGCCGTTGCGGGCGCGGCGGTGGTCCTCGCCGCGGGCTACACGCCAGTCGAGCGCTTCGCCGTCCTGACGTTCCACTGGTGGATGGGCGATCTCACCGGAATGCTCACCGTCGTGCCGCTGTGCCTCGTGCACGTGGCGCCCCGCCTGTTCCAGCCGGCGGCTTCTTCGCCGCGCCGGTGGACGAGGCGGCAAATTTGGGAAATCGTGGCGCAGGCGTGCAGCCTCGTTGGCGCGCTGGTCGTCGTGCACGGCTTCGGCTACCTCCATCCGCACCAGGCGTATTATCTTTCGTTCGTGCCGCTGGTTTGGATCTGCCTGCGGCACGGCCTGCCCGGCGCCACGATTGCGGTGTTCGCCCTCACGATGGGCAGCCTGCTGTCGCTCAGTTTTACCCGCGCCCCGGCCGTGCTCGTGACGGATCTGGTGCTGTTCGAAATCGCGCTCGCCGTCATCGGGCTCGGACTCGGCGCCACGGTGACGCGCCGCGCCCGAGCCGAGACCGACCGCTCGCGGCTGCTCGCCATCCTGGAGGCCTCACCGGATTTCGTGTGCACCGCGGCACTCGACGGTCGCGTGCTCTACCAGAACCTCGCGCTCCAGCGGCTGCGGGGCGACGCGCCCGGGCAACCGCCGGCTGATCGGCAGCTCGTCGATCTCCACTGCCCATGGGCCGCCGAACGCATCACCCGCGAGGGAATCCCGATCGCGCTGGCGGAGGGCGCGTGGCACGGCGAAACGGCGCTGCGGCTGCGCGACGGTGGCGAGATTCCCGTGCTCGAGCTGATCCTCGTCCATCGCGACGATGCCGGCCGCGCGGTGATGCTGTCGAGCGTGGCCCGCGACATCAGCAGCCAGAAGCAGGCCGAGCGGGCGCGGCTCGAGTCGGAGCGCAGCCTGTTGCAGGCGCAAAAGCTCGACAGCCTCCGGGTGCTCGCCGGTGGCATCGCGCATGATTTCAACAACCTGCTCACCGTCGTGCTCGGCCACGCCACGATGACGCGGCTCGAGCTGGCTGCCGACAGCCCGGCCGAGAAGGCGGTGCACCAGATCGAGCTTGCCGCACTGCGCGCCGCCGATCTCTGCCGGCAGATGCTGGCCTATTCCGGGCGCAACCAACTCGCCACCGAACCTCTCGATCTGACGACGATTGTCGAGGAAACCGGCGACCTGCTTCGCGTCTCGATTTCGAAAAAGTGCCGGCTTCAGCTGGAGCTTTCCCGCGCGCTGCCTCCCGTCCAGGGCGATGCCACCCAGCTCAGTCAGATCGCGATGAATCTCGTGATCAACGCGTCGGATGCCAGCGAGGAACGCGGCGGCCTGATCCTGCTTCGCACCGGCCTGTGCGACGCCGACGCCACGTATCTGGCGGACGCCTGCTTCGTGCAGTCCCCCGCCCCGGGACCATATGTTTACCTCGAGGTGACGGACCACGGCTGCGGCATGTCACCGGAAGTCCGGCGCCGGATTTTCGAGCCGTTTTTCACGACGAAATTCACCGGTCACGGACTGGGCCTCTCGGCCGTGCTCGGCATCGTCCGCGCGCACGGCGGCGGCATCAAGGTCGACAGTGCGCCCGGTCGCGGCACCACGTTTCGCGTCCTGCTGCCCATTGCCGCCGGGGCCGCGCGGCCGCGGCCGGACAAACTCGCCGCCACCACCGCGTGGCGCGGTTCGGGCCGCGCGCTGGTGGTGGATGACGAGGAATCAGTCCGCGAGATCGCCTGCCGCATGCTGCGACATTTCGGCTTCGAGCCCATCGCCGCCGCCGACGGCCGCGAGGCACTCGAGCTTTTCCGCGCCGCGCCGGGGGCGTTCGCCCTCGTGCTGCTCGATCTGTCGATGCCGGTCATGGACGGACGCGAAACCTTCGAGGAGATCTTCCGGCTGGATCCGACCACGCCCGTGCTCCTGATGAGCGGCTACAACAAAACCGGCGCGCCCGACTCGTTCGACGATCCGCGGCTGTCCGGCGTGGTGCAGAAGCCGTTCGAGACGGCGACGCTGGGTCGGGCACTGCGCGACGCGTGGGATAACGACCTGCGGCGGGTGGCCTGA
- a CDS encoding M16 family metallopeptidase, producing the protein MNSRSFILAALLAATAGSLLAAETTAAAPAQADGFSFVKTVGVISEYTLDSNGLTVLLMPEHSSPTLTFMVTYRVGSRNEVTGTTGATHLLEHLMFKGTPEFNREKGNSVDQFLERIGGNYNATTWLDRTNYYANIASENLEGYVAIEADRMRNLWLRDQDRQPEMTVVRNEFERGENNPFQALIKEIFQAAYVAHPYHHSTIGWRSDIENVPIGKLREFYDTFYWPNNATVSVIGDVESVAALALVKKYYGVFPRSPRPIPELYTVEPAQTGMRHVTVKRAGQLGVVAIGHKVPAATHADYPAIQILSAILTSGKNSRLYKALTDKNLTVSVDAFLGFNHDPSLHITFAPLAPGASLENVEKIVYEEVERLKKDGVTPTEVSTAAAKILADAAFQRDGSFAIAGNLNECIAAGDWTLYYGIEEATKRVTAADVQRVANTYFNYDQSTAGWFVPNVAKEPAAAE; encoded by the coding sequence ATGAACTCCCGATCCTTCATCCTCGCCGCGCTGCTCGCTGCCACGGCCGGATCTCTCCTCGCCGCCGAAACGACCGCCGCGGCGCCCGCGCAAGCGGACGGTTTCTCCTTCGTGAAGACTGTCGGCGTCATCTCCGAATACACGCTGGATTCGAACGGGCTCACCGTGCTGCTCATGCCAGAGCACTCAAGCCCCACCCTCACCTTCATGGTGACTTACCGCGTAGGCTCGCGCAACGAGGTCACCGGCACGACCGGAGCGACGCATCTGCTCGAGCACCTGATGTTCAAGGGCACGCCGGAATTCAACCGCGAGAAGGGCAACAGCGTCGACCAGTTCCTCGAGCGGATCGGCGGCAACTACAACGCCACCACCTGGCTCGATCGCACGAACTACTACGCCAACATCGCCAGCGAAAATCTCGAGGGTTACGTCGCCATCGAGGCGGACCGGATGCGCAACCTCTGGCTGCGTGACCAGGACCGGCAGCCCGAGATGACCGTCGTGCGCAACGAATTCGAGCGCGGCGAAAACAACCCGTTCCAGGCACTGATCAAGGAGATCTTCCAGGCCGCGTACGTCGCGCATCCGTATCACCACTCGACGATCGGCTGGCGCAGCGACATCGAGAACGTGCCGATCGGCAAGCTGCGCGAGTTCTACGACACCTTCTACTGGCCGAACAACGCCACCGTGTCGGTGATCGGTGACGTCGAGTCCGTCGCCGCGCTGGCGCTGGTGAAGAAATACTACGGCGTGTTCCCGCGCTCGCCGCGCCCGATCCCGGAGCTCTACACCGTCGAGCCTGCGCAGACCGGCATGCGGCACGTCACCGTGAAGCGCGCCGGCCAGCTCGGCGTCGTCGCGATCGGCCACAAGGTCCCCGCCGCCACCCACGCGGACTATCCCGCGATCCAGATCCTCAGCGCGATCCTCACCAGCGGCAAAAACAGCCGGCTCTACAAGGCGCTCACCGACAAAAATCTCACCGTCTCGGTCGACGCGTTCCTCGGCTTCAACCACGATCCGTCGCTGCACATCACCTTCGCGCCGCTCGCGCCCGGCGCCAGCTTGGAGAACGTCGAAAAAATCGTCTATGAAGAGGTCGAGCGACTGAAGAAGGACGGCGTCACGCCGACCGAGGTCAGCACCGCCGCCGCGAAGATCCTCGCCGACGCCGCCTTCCAGCGGGACGGCTCGTTTGCCATCGCGGGCAACCTCAACGAGTGCATCGCCGCCGGCGATTGGACGCTCTACTACGGCATCGAGGAAGCCACGAAGCGCGTGACCGCCGCCGACGTGCAACGCGTCGCTAACACCTACTTCAACTACGACCAGAGCACCGCCGGCTGGTTTGTGCCCAACGTCGCCAAGGAACCCGCCGCCGCCGAGTAG
- a CDS encoding M16 family metallopeptidase: MKNLSSSLALLFTVPALALAQPTPPAPSATATPDTHLAARVVRANIAGIDLIAYPTGVKDVVTFRGSLPAGDAFASEDNVAIPTLVGMMLDKGTTKANKFEIAEKLESVGATISFDVGTQMTEVNAKCLKKDVPLVVGLIAEQLRSPAFSAEEFEKAKKQFIGSLQRQLESTDFRAADAFTRAVYPVGHPNRQPPPEELIKAAETAKLEDAKAFHAKYYGPAHFTLVAVGDLDAPQLQAEVGRVFAGWAGGVDPIQPAKATRTDAPQDQTVNMPDKTSVTVLIGQATGLRYRDTDALALRVGTAILGSGFTGRLMANVRDREGLTYGIGSTVAKDTFVDGDWHISATFGPALLEKGLTSTRRELKTWYEKGVTEDELERRKGDLVGSFKVGLATTDGMAGALLNAVHRGVDVTWLDEYPKRVEALTAPQVNSTIKKYLKPESMYLVKAGTVSAAPAK; encoded by the coding sequence ATGAAAAATCTTTCCTCCTCCCTCGCCCTTCTGTTCACCGTGCCCGCGCTGGCGCTCGCTCAACCGACCCCGCCCGCGCCGTCCGCCACCGCCACACCGGACACGCACCTCGCGGCCCGCGTGGTTCGCGCCAACATCGCCGGCATCGACCTGATCGCCTACCCGACCGGCGTGAAGGACGTCGTCACGTTCCGCGGTTCGCTGCCCGCCGGCGATGCCTTCGCCAGCGAGGACAATGTCGCGATCCCCACGCTCGTCGGCATGATGCTCGACAAGGGCACCACCAAGGCGAACAAGTTTGAGATCGCCGAAAAGCTCGAGAGCGTCGGCGCCACCATTTCGTTCGACGTCGGCACGCAGATGACCGAGGTCAACGCGAAGTGCCTCAAGAAGGACGTGCCGCTCGTGGTCGGCCTGATCGCCGAGCAGCTCCGCTCGCCCGCGTTCTCCGCCGAGGAATTCGAGAAGGCGAAAAAGCAGTTCATCGGCTCGCTGCAGCGGCAGCTCGAGAGCACCGACTTCCGGGCGGCCGACGCGTTCACGCGAGCGGTTTATCCGGTCGGACATCCGAACCGGCAGCCGCCCCCCGAGGAACTGATCAAGGCCGCCGAAACCGCCAAGCTCGAGGACGCGAAGGCGTTTCACGCCAAATACTACGGCCCGGCGCATTTCACGCTCGTCGCCGTCGGCGATCTCGACGCGCCGCAGCTCCAGGCCGAGGTCGGCCGCGTGTTCGCCGGCTGGGCCGGCGGCGTGGATCCGATCCAGCCCGCCAAGGCCACGCGCACCGACGCGCCGCAGGACCAGACGGTGAACATGCCCGACAAGACCAGCGTCACCGTGCTGATCGGCCAGGCCACCGGCCTGCGCTATCGCGACACCGATGCACTCGCGCTGCGCGTCGGCACCGCCATTCTCGGCAGTGGATTCACCGGCCGCTTGATGGCGAACGTCCGCGACCGCGAAGGGCTCACCTACGGCATTGGTTCGACGGTGGCGAAGGACACCTTCGTCGACGGCGATTGGCACATCAGTGCGACCTTCGGCCCGGCACTGCTGGAGAAAGGCCTCACCTCGACGCGCCGCGAATTGAAGACGTGGTATGAAAAAGGCGTGACCGAGGACGAGCTCGAGCGGCGCAAGGGCGACCTCGTGGGTTCCTTCAAGGTCGGACTCGCCACCACCGACGGCATGGCCGGCGCGCTGTTGAACGCGGTGCATCGCGGCGTGGACGTGACCTGGCTCGACGAATATCCGAAGCGCGTCGAAGCGCTGACCGCCCCGCAGGTAAACAGCACGATCAAGAAGTACCTGAAGCCGGAGTCGATGTACCTCGTCAAAGCCGGCACAGTCTCCGCCGCCCCGGCGAAGTAG